TGTGATTAGCTTTAAAGCTCTGTCTAACTCAATTCCTCTTTCAAGAAGTGAGTAACCTAAAAAATTTAAAGCATGTGGGTTTTCAGGATTCTTAACTAATAGTTTTTCGATTACTTCTTTAGCTCTATCAAATCGATTTGTTTTTTCAAGTAGAGCTGCAAAGTAATACTCATGCCCTTCATTAAAAGACTTTTCGTCTTTTACCTTCTCCATTTCAGCAACTGCACCATGGAGCTCTCCTTCATTTTCATAAAATCCAGCAAGCATAACTCTAAGCTCAACTCTTAAAGTAGAGTGCTTCCCTGCTCTTTCATCAACAAAGCTCACAAGCTTATTTCTAGTTTCCTTTTGCTCAATTGCACTAGCTTGAAGAATTTGCGCAATTTGAATATTACTTTCATGAAATAGAGAACTTTCTTCAGGAACTTTTGAATAATAAGTCACTGCAGAGTCAAACTCTCCCGTCTGTTGATAGAGAGTTCCTAAGTAATAAAGAACTTTATCTGACTTTGGTACCGCAGATAGGATTTCTTTAAAAATACCTTTAGCATCGTCATATCTCTTAGAGTCTGCATACAGAATTCCAAGACGTACTTTTAAATTTAAATCACTAGAATCGATATTTGATAATCTTTCTGCAAAAGGAATGACTCGTTCATATTTTCCAAGAGCGAAGTAAATCTGAATGATGTTCTTTAAAACACCGTAAGCATTTGGACTTTCTTTTAAGAATTTCTCATACACTTCTAATGCTTTCGTAAACTTCTTTTCTTCTTCGTAAATAGCTCCAAGTCCTATTGCCGATTGCTGATAAGTAGGATCTATCTTCAATGATCTTTTAAAATTTTTCTCAGCGGCCCTGATATTTCCTCGAGCAATTTCAATCTTTCCTCTATAAAAAGAATAGATTGCTTTCCCTTTCGCGCTTCTTTCACACTTATTTAAGAGTTTAAAAGACTTCTTAAATTTTGATTCAAGAGAGTAAGATTTGGCTAAGAATACGCAGGCCTCTTCAGAAGTTGGATATTTCTTTAAGATAGAAAGATAAACTAACTGCGCCTCTCTTTTTTCCCTTAATGCTGTGTGAACTCCAGCTAAAATCAGCCCCACCTTTTCAGATTCTTCACTCTTATAAAGAGATGAAAGGATCTTCTTAGCTTCAGCAAGCTTATTTAAACGAATAAGCTCTACTGCATATCTCTTCTCTACATATTCATCATTTTTTTTAACTTTTAAAACGTATTCAAAAAATAGAGCTGCTGACTCACTATCGCCGCGAAGCGAAGCATCCGAACCCTTCATATAAATTTCATCCGCAAAGAATGAAAGCCTTGTCTTATTGCTCACAGGAATTGAGTTAAACTCTCTTTCAAGCTTTTCCTGTAATGAAAATTTACTGAGATCTTTCTCTGAACCTACAATTGCTTTTAGCGGATCAATGACGCTTACTTTCTTCTTTACTCCTGAGCATGAATAAAGATTAACGATTAGCAATAAGTAAGAAATTTTCTTAAACATGATATCCCTTTAAGTACGAATGGCCTCCGAGATCGGAGAATTCCCTTCTTACTTGTCGTGATTGCAGAGAAAATATTTAAATCTTTGTTTAAAATAGAGAAAAAGGTACATTTTACCGAAAAAATTGTGCAGCACACCCAAAACAGTCTTATCAAGATCCTTAAGAAATCTTTATTTTCAGTCTCTCTAATCAACTGAAAACACATAAATGATCCTAGAAATAATGCACTGTAAGAATTTTGTCAGGATTTTCAGTTGACACCCTTTTGCCGTTCTTGCTAATTCATTGAGTCGTTAATCGAAGCAAAGCATTAATTGAATGTAACTATAGCAATAGCCCTTTCAAGCTATTGATATTGTATACTTCTTTACTTTCCTTTACTTAACAACGCTAAGCACTGAAAAATATACATAAAGACTTTCTTTTCGATATTTTGATGCTAGAAGCTAAAAAACAAATTAATTATTTAATGAGACTAATATCTCATATTCAAATAGGGGAAATAAAAGATGAACGACGTAAGAATTATCAAGAGATACCAAAACCGTAAGCTTTATGACACACACCAAAGCTGTTACGTTACTCTAGAAGAAATCGCTCAGATCATCAGAGAAGGTCATGAGATTCAAGTAATTGATAACAAAACTAAAAATGACATCACTTACATGACTCAAATTCAACTTCTTTTTGATCAAGAAAAGAAATCGACAAGAGCTGGTGACGTTGAACTTCTTAAAAGAGTTATCAGATCAGAAGAAGGGACTTTTACAGGGCACATTAGAGCTCTTGAAGGGACAACTTCAACTGAAACTACTTCTGAGCCAACTTTAAGCGAAAACCTAAACAATTTCGTACAAAACACTGAAGTAAACTCAACTGTTGAAACACCAAGTACTTTAAACTAATATAAGGGGGAGATTAATCCCCCAGTTTAGAGACTAGAAATGAAAAAATATTTAAAGAATTTTTCAAAATATGTAATTCCTGTTGCTTTCTTAGCAACAGGTTTTTCAGCCACAGCAAAACCATCTATAAAGAAATTAACATCTGATGAAAAGTCTAAAAATGTAGACTCATCAATACCTGCTTCTAGGAATATGAATCCTTTAAATAAGCACAGTATAGGTCTTGGTATCGGACAAACTTTTCTCATGAGTGAGTTTGCAGACAAAGGCGAAGACAAGATTACTTGGGATCTATTCTATAATTACTCTGCTAGTCACTCTTTTGACTTTCTAGCAAACTTTCATACTTCCAAGCATAAGTATCTCAATCAATACACACAACTAACAGGTCTGGCCCTTGGAATTAAGGCAAAGACTTTTCAATTTGATAACTTCTCACCATTTATCACAGGTGGTTTTGGCTTCTATCAACCTAAAGTAAGAAGACTCATTAACAATGAGCTTGTCACTTCGAAAACAAAAATGACTTTTGGTTATCATGCTGGGGCTGGCGCTGATCTTAGACTCAATGACAAATTTACAATAGGTGTTATGGGAACTCTTCATAATCCATTTGATGTTAAGCAAGACCTTCAACCGGAAGTTGAAGGCTCTTACGTCAAATTAATGATGACGACTTTCTACACTTTCTAAGCATGTCGCACCGACTTTACATAATTACAGGAAAAGGCGGTGTTGGGAAAACATCACTTTCACTCTCATTAGCAAAGAAACTTGCAGAAAGTGGAAGTAAAGTTCTCTATAACAGTTTTGATCAAGAAGACCAGACAGAGCTCTGTGAAGAACTGAATATCCCCTCCCTTCACTTAGAGCTAGAAAAATCGGCCGAAATTTACATGGGCAAGAAGCTTGGATCAGAAATGGTTGCCTCATGGATCATGAAAACTCCTTTCTTCAAATCCCTTTTTAATATGATTCCAGGTCTTGGTCACATGATTCTCCTAGGCCATGTAATCGACCTACTTGAAGATGATCCTACCCTTACAATTATTCTAGACTCACCATCCAGCGGACATGCAATGACCATGTTTGAGTCCTCTCATAATTTTAAAGAAATATTTGGGTCTGGATTATTAGTCGAAGACATAAACCGAATGCATCGATTTATTTACGCTGAGAATTCACTTAAAAACTATATTGTCTCTCTTCCAACTAAAATGGCCCTTAACGAATCCAAAGAAGTAAAAGAGCACTTACAAGATTTAAACTTTAGAAATACAGAAGTCATAATCAATGACTGTCTCTCACCTCTTCTTTCAAGCAAGGAAGAGTTACCAGATTTTTTGAAAATAAAAAATCAACTTGAGACAGCTGTTATTGAAGAATATAAAGAAGTTGCCACAAAGAAGGTCCCTCACTCACTTGGAGAGGACTTTCAAAGCGTCATACTCGATTTATCAAAGAAAGATATTGGAGAACTCTTATGAGTATTCCAAGTAAGAAAGTAGAAATTTTCTGTGGTACTGGAGGGGTTGGTAAAACCACTCTTGCAACTTCTAGAGCTGTCTCTCTTGCTAAAGATGGAAAGAAGGTTCTGCTCATTACAATTGATCCGGCTAAAAGATTGAAACAGCTTCTAGGCCTTGATAATCAAGACTCTGGTAATATTACTCCCGTTTCAACTAAGACTTTCTTTCCAGACGAAGAGGAATCAAGCGACCTCTACGCGTTATTACTTTCTCCTGCAAAAACTCTTGAACGAATAGGTACTGCAGAGGGACTTACAAAAGATCTAGATAATAGGATTTTAAAAGTTCTCACAAAGCCTTACGGTGGAATGAATGAGATCATGGCCGTTATAGAAGTACAGTTTCACCTAAGCCATAGTGACTACGATACAGTTATCTTAGATACTCCTCCAGGAAAACACTTTATTGACTTCTTGCAGGCGACACGAAAAATTGAACAATTCTTTGATAAGAGTTTCGTAGAAATCTTCAAATTTCTTGGAAAGAAAGTAGGACAAAAAAGTGCTCCTAAGAAATTATTTTCTAAAATTGTTTCTACCGGAATAAAGAAGCTCTTAAGTTATCTTGAAAAGGTTACTGGTTCAGACTTTGTAGATCTCTTTGTCGATGCAATTGGGTTTCTCTATCAAACAAAAGATCACTTTACGTCGGCAATTGAATTTCAAAAAGAACTGGGAAAGAAGGATTTCTCCAACTGGTTCTTGGTGACGTCCGCAGAGCATCATAAAGTAGGAGAAGCTCTTCACCTCCTCCAAGGGGCAGGTGAATTTATGCACGATGATAACTTTCTATGTGTCAACAAGTGTCACAAACCCTTCTTAGACAATTGGCATCCTCATGATACAGAGCTAGAATTACTGAAATCAACTATGCTCACTAAAGAAAATGAGTTAAAAACATTTGCAGGTAAAAACTTTCACAGAGTCCTTGAGTTCTCAGAGATACTCTCTTCAAAACCCTGTGAACATGTTACAAATTTAGCACAAGGTTGGAATCTACTTCGGTCTTAGGAGCAAATAATGTCATTTAAAATTAATACTAAAAGCGAATTTGAAAAATTTGTATCTGAAAACTGGAACGAAATTAATTCCTATATTGATACTAAGTTTGAAAAGAAAACGACTCCAATATATTCAAGCGTTGATATCAGAGAGAGCAAAGATAAAATAGCCCCAGTTGATCACAATATGTATCCTGCTGGGTTCAACAATCTCTGTTCACTCGACCTAGATTACGCGACGGAAGTTTTTGGTTCCGCAATCTCGGAAGTTGGCAAAGAAGTAAAGAGAGTTGGAATTATTCCAGAATCTCACACTAAGAATCTCTTCTACCTAGACCACCTAGCAATGCTAGGAAAAGTTATCAGCGATGCCGGGTATGAAGTGACTTTTCTAAGCTTTGACAATAACCTCTTTCAAGAAGGTGGCGAACTCAACTTAATTTCTCATTCACAATTCGATCTACAAATTCTTAAAGCAGAAATTAAAGATGGAAAAGTATTCTCAAATGGAATAGAGCAAGAATTCGTTATTTTAAATAATGACCAATCTGACCCTATTGATATTGATTGGAAGTCCGTCACTACACCTATCAATCCGACTCCTCTTATTGGTTGGTTTGCGAGACAGAAAAACAAGCATTTCTCTTTCTATGATCAAACAGTAAAGGATTTTTCAGCTCACTTTGAAATCAATCCTAATATTCTTCAGGCAAAGTTTAGAACAGTTGAAAATGTCGACTTTTCCTCTAAAGATGGATTAGAGCAATTAGGTCAGGCTGTTGACGATTTAAAGAGCGAACTACCAGAAGATAAGAAGATTTTCGTGAAGGCCTCTCAAGGAACTTACGGTATGGGTATCAGTGTCGTTTCTTCAGGAGAAGAAATCATTACAATGAATAGAAAAGCTCGAAATAAAATGGATGTAGGGAAGAATAAGATTAAGTTCACATCTCTTCTAGTCCAAGAAGGTGTAGATACAATTCTTCAATACGATGATATGCCCGCAGAGGTTGCGATTTACCTTGTTGCAGGAAAGAGTGTCGGTGGATTTATGAGAGCTAATAGCGAAAAGAAAGCCGATGGTAATTTAAATAGTCGCGGAATGGTTTTTAGAAAGTTCTGTATTAGTGAAATTAGACAGAATCAAGATCACAAAGCAAAAGAAGCTATGTATACGGTGATTGCAAGACTTGCAACGCTGGCGAGTACAGATGAAATAAAAGAAGTATTAAATTAAGGAGAGAGATATGATGAAAGGATCGAGAGCTAATGTTGTTGAAGCAATTGGAAATACTCCTATTGTAAAATTGAATAGTTTAGCAAAAGATAGCAACTGTGAGATTTATGTAAAGCTAGAGTTTATGAACCCTGGTGGATCAACTAAAGATAGAATCGGTGCTTATATGCTCGACCAGGCAATCATTGATGGAGACCTAAAGCCAGGTGGAACAATTATTGAGGGAACTTCTGGAAACACAGGAGTTGGTCTCGCCATGTGGGCAGCGGTACACAAGTATAAGTGTATCTTCGTTCTCGCTGATAAGCAGTCTCAAGAAAAAATTGATAACTTAAGAGCTTTTGGTGCAAAAGTTGTGGTCTGCCCTACTAATGTTGAACCAGAAGATCCTAGATCTTACTATAGTGTCTCAAAGAGATTGGCCCAAACTATTCCAAACTCTTTCTATGTTAATCAATATGACAACCTTCACAATAGAAATACTCACTACACGTGGACTGCTCCTGAAATGTTTGAACAAACTCAAGGAGATTTCGATGTCTTTATGGCCGGTGTTGGAACAGGTGGAACAATTACTGGTTGTGGAAAGTACTTCAAAGAGAAAATGCCAAATGTTGAAATTGTTGGAATTGACTGTGAAGGATCAATTATTGCTCATTATAAGAAAACTGGTGAAATGTGTGAAGCAAAGTCATATGTTCTAGAAGGCGTTGGTGAAGACTTTATTCCAGAAAACTATGATTTTGATGTTATCGATGATTTTGAAGTTGTCGGCGATAAAGAAAGTTTTCTCATGACTAGAAGACTTCTAAAAGAAGAAGGGATCTATGCTGGTGG
The sequence above is a segment of the Halobacteriovorax sp. JY17 genome. Coding sequences within it:
- a CDS encoding tetratricopeptide repeat protein; this translates as MFKKISYLLLIVNLYSCSGVKKKVSVIDPLKAIVGSEKDLSKFSLQEKLEREFNSIPVSNKTRLSFFADEIYMKGSDASLRGDSESAALFFEYVLKVKKNDEYVEKRYAVELIRLNKLAEAKKILSSLYKSEESEKVGLILAGVHTALREKREAQLVYLSILKKYPTSEEACVFLAKSYSLESKFKKSFKLLNKCERSAKGKAIYSFYRGKIEIARGNIRAAEKNFKRSLKIDPTYQQSAIGLGAIYEEEKKFTKALEVYEKFLKESPNAYGVLKNIIQIYFALGKYERVIPFAERLSNIDSSDLNLKVRLGILYADSKRYDDAKGIFKEILSAVPKSDKVLYYLGTLYQQTGEFDSAVTYYSKVPEESSLFHESNIQIAQILQASAIEQKETRNKLVSFVDERAGKHSTLRVELRVMLAGFYENEGELHGAVAEMEKVKDEKSFNEGHEYYFAALLEKTNRFDRAKEVIEKLLVKNPENPHALNFLGYSLLERGIELDRALKLITKAVELKPDDGYIRDSLGWFYYKTGDYEKALVEIKKAWTLVSTDVVITKHLAMVYTKLKDFRKAKEFYVEALNNCKVESERQDVLKELSGLEKLRLPASR
- a CDS encoding polyhydroxyalkanoate synthesis regulator DNA-binding domain-containing protein, which codes for MNDVRIIKRYQNRKLYDTHQSCYVTLEEIAQIIREGHEIQVIDNKTKNDITYMTQIQLLFDQEKKSTRAGDVELLKRVIRSEEGTFTGHIRALEGTTSTETTSEPTLSENLNNFVQNTEVNSTVETPSTLN
- a CDS encoding outer membrane beta-barrel protein: MKKYLKNFSKYVIPVAFLATGFSATAKPSIKKLTSDEKSKNVDSSIPASRNMNPLNKHSIGLGIGQTFLMSEFADKGEDKITWDLFYNYSASHSFDFLANFHTSKHKYLNQYTQLTGLALGIKAKTFQFDNFSPFITGGFGFYQPKVRRLINNELVTSKTKMTFGYHAGAGADLRLNDKFTIGVMGTLHNPFDVKQDLQPEVEGSYVKLMMTTFYTF
- a CDS encoding ArsA-related P-loop ATPase, translating into MSHRLYIITGKGGVGKTSLSLSLAKKLAESGSKVLYNSFDQEDQTELCEELNIPSLHLELEKSAEIYMGKKLGSEMVASWIMKTPFFKSLFNMIPGLGHMILLGHVIDLLEDDPTLTIILDSPSSGHAMTMFESSHNFKEIFGSGLLVEDINRMHRFIYAENSLKNYIVSLPTKMALNESKEVKEHLQDLNFRNTEVIINDCLSPLLSSKEELPDFLKIKNQLETAVIEEYKEVATKKVPHSLGEDFQSVILDLSKKDIGELL
- a CDS encoding ArsA-related P-loop ATPase; its protein translation is MSIPSKKVEIFCGTGGVGKTTLATSRAVSLAKDGKKVLLITIDPAKRLKQLLGLDNQDSGNITPVSTKTFFPDEEESSDLYALLLSPAKTLERIGTAEGLTKDLDNRILKVLTKPYGGMNEIMAVIEVQFHLSHSDYDTVILDTPPGKHFIDFLQATRKIEQFFDKSFVEIFKFLGKKVGQKSAPKKLFSKIVSTGIKKLLSYLEKVTGSDFVDLFVDAIGFLYQTKDHFTSAIEFQKELGKKDFSNWFLVTSAEHHKVGEALHLLQGAGEFMHDDNFLCVNKCHKPFLDNWHPHDTELELLKSTMLTKENELKTFAGKNFHRVLEFSEILSSKPCEHVTNLAQGWNLLRS
- a CDS encoding glutamate--cysteine ligase, yielding MSFKINTKSEFEKFVSENWNEINSYIDTKFEKKTTPIYSSVDIRESKDKIAPVDHNMYPAGFNNLCSLDLDYATEVFGSAISEVGKEVKRVGIIPESHTKNLFYLDHLAMLGKVISDAGYEVTFLSFDNNLFQEGGELNLISHSQFDLQILKAEIKDGKVFSNGIEQEFVILNNDQSDPIDIDWKSVTTPINPTPLIGWFARQKNKHFSFYDQTVKDFSAHFEINPNILQAKFRTVENVDFSSKDGLEQLGQAVDDLKSELPEDKKIFVKASQGTYGMGISVVSSGEEIITMNRKARNKMDVGKNKIKFTSLLVQEGVDTILQYDDMPAEVAIYLVAGKSVGGFMRANSEKKADGNLNSRGMVFRKFCISEIRQNQDHKAKEAMYTVIARLATLASTDEIKEVLN
- a CDS encoding pyridoxal-phosphate dependent enzyme; translated protein: MMKGSRANVVEAIGNTPIVKLNSLAKDSNCEIYVKLEFMNPGGSTKDRIGAYMLDQAIIDGDLKPGGTIIEGTSGNTGVGLAMWAAVHKYKCIFVLADKQSQEKIDNLRAFGAKVVVCPTNVEPEDPRSYYSVSKRLAQTIPNSFYVNQYDNLHNRNTHYTWTAPEMFEQTQGDFDVFMAGVGTGGTITGCGKYFKEKMPNVEIVGIDCEGSIIAHYKKTGEMCEAKSYVLEGVGEDFIPENYDFDVIDDFEVVGDKESFLMTRRLLKEEGIYAGGSAGAAICGALKYAAKQTKKKKILILLHDSGNRYASKIYNDDWMSDNGYLDSSFNVQIKDVLNDIGKKGTILTIRDTSTIGEAINIMDSEGVSQLPVLNSQEEIVGLVAEKNLVKPVLMGEFQKDDNISLAFSNKYRVVDKNLLLESVAEALLQKEVALITDNNKLVDILTEIDVLQYFSKKGHV